In Hyphomicrobiales bacterium, the following are encoded in one genomic region:
- a CDS encoding cobalt-precorrin-6A reductase, whose amino-acid sequence MTRSLILGGTSEASRLAQACADAGLAAVLSYAGRVDNPRAQPVETRIGGFGGAEGLAQWMRDNTITHLVDATHPFAAQISTNAVEAARLAGVPLMAFERKPWVGKTGDRWRSVPDMAGAVAALEGNARRVFLAIGRQNLDLFAAQPQHHYLLRLVDPPQDPQPLPDCKIVVDRGPFRYDDDLALLKGHAIDCVVAKNAGGEGARAKIDAARTLGLEVILIARPAVPERPVAHDLATVMAFLGHDADRGV is encoded by the coding sequence ATGACCCGCTCCCTCATTCTCGGCGGAACCAGCGAAGCAAGCCGGCTGGCGCAGGCCTGCGCCGATGCGGGGCTTGCTGCCGTACTGTCCTATGCCGGCCGGGTGGACAACCCGCGTGCGCAGCCGGTCGAAACCCGTATCGGCGGGTTCGGCGGCGCGGAAGGTCTCGCCCAGTGGATGCGCGACAACACTATCACCCATCTCGTCGATGCGACCCACCCGTTCGCGGCGCAGATCAGCACCAATGCGGTCGAGGCTGCGCGGCTTGCCGGCGTCCCGCTGATGGCGTTCGAGCGCAAACCCTGGGTGGGCAAGACGGGCGACCGTTGGCGTTCGGTGCCCGACATGGCCGGCGCGGTCGCGGCGCTTGAAGGCAACGCGAGACGCGTGTTTCTCGCCATCGGCCGGCAGAACCTCGATCTCTTTGCCGCCCAGCCGCAGCATCACTACCTCTTGCGCCTCGTCGATCCGCCGCAGGATCCGCAGCCCCTGCCGGACTGCAAGATTGTCGTCGATCGCGGCCCGTTCCGCTACGATGACGATCTGGCGCTCCTGAAGGGGCACGCCATCGACTGCGTCGTTGCCAAGAATGCCGGTGGCGAGGGTGCGCGCGCCAAGATCGATGCGGCGCGGACGCTTGGCCTCGAGGTCATTCTGATAGCCCGCCCCGCCGTGCCCGAACGGCCCGTGGCGCACGATCTGGCGACGGTGATGGCGTTCCTTGGTCATGACGCCGACCGTGGCGTGTAG
- the cobJ gene encoding precorrin-3B C(17)-methyltransferase, translated as MSASGTGVLIVAGLGPGAENLVTPEVTAALAEATDIVGYKTYVDRVPPREGLALHVSDNREEVERARQALKLAASGRKVVVVSSGDPGVFAMAAAVFEALEGGSEDWKALTIRILPGITAMLAAAARAGAPLGHDFCAINLSDNLKPFALIEKRLRLAAEADLAMAFYNPRSKARPHPFARVLEILTECCGGDRLILFARAVSTPNEELNWVRLADARPEMADMSTMVIVGSSQTRRVEGTGYVYTPRSAS; from the coding sequence ATGAGCGCGTCCGGCACTGGCGTCCTCATCGTTGCCGGCCTCGGCCCCGGCGCTGAAAATCTGGTGACGCCGGAAGTCACGGCGGCCCTTGCCGAGGCGACCGATATCGTCGGCTACAAGACCTATGTCGACCGCGTCCCGCCGCGCGAGGGTCTCGCACTGCATGTCTCCGACAACCGCGAAGAGGTCGAGCGGGCGCGTCAGGCGCTGAAGCTTGCCGCGTCCGGGCGCAAGGTCGTCGTCGTCTCGTCGGGCGATCCCGGCGTCTTTGCGATGGCGGCGGCTGTGTTCGAAGCGCTCGAAGGCGGGTCGGAGGACTGGAAGGCGCTCACCATCCGCATCCTGCCCGGCATCACCGCCATGCTGGCGGCAGCCGCGCGCGCCGGTGCGCCGCTCGGTCACGACTTCTGCGCCATCAACCTCTCCGACAATCTGAAGCCCTTCGCGCTGATCGAAAAACGCCTGCGCCTCGCTGCCGAAGCCGATCTCGCCATGGCGTTCTACAATCCGCGCTCGAAGGCCCGGCCGCATCCGTTCGCGCGGGTGCTGGAAATCCTCACCGAGTGCTGCGGTGGCGACCGGCTCATTCTGTTCGCCCGTGCGGTGTCGACGCCGAACGAGGAACTGAACTGGGTCAGGCTCGCCGATGCGCGCCCGGAAATGGCCGATATGAGCACGATGGTGATCGTCGGCTCGTCGCAGACGCGCCGGGTCGAGGGAACCGGCTACGTCTACACGCCACGGTCGGCGTCATGA
- a CDS encoding precorrin-2 C(20)-methyltransferase: protein MSKIVCVGLGPGDPDLMSVKADRLIRQAKHVAYFRKAGRTGQARLIVNGMLAADVTEYAMEYPVTTEIPFTDPEYNRLLAAFYEDWADRLAAMADAGDEVVVLCEGDPFFYGSFMHLHSRLQGRVALEIVPGITGMSGCWTATGIPIAWGDDVTTVLMGTLGEEALVERMKNSDAIAVMKIGRNLPKVKRALEKAGRLEAAWLVERGTMPGEHVQRLAEAGDAVSPYFAIVLVHGQGRRP from the coding sequence ATGTCGAAAATCGTGTGTGTCGGGCTCGGCCCGGGCGATCCCGATCTGATGAGCGTCAAGGCTGACCGGCTGATCCGGCAGGCGAAGCACGTCGCCTATTTCCGCAAGGCCGGCCGCACCGGTCAGGCGCGTCTGATCGTCAACGGCATGCTGGCGGCGGACGTCACCGAATATGCGATGGAATATCCGGTGACGACGGAAATCCCGTTCACCGACCCCGAATACAACCGGTTGCTCGCCGCCTTCTACGAGGATTGGGCGGATCGGCTTGCCGCCATGGCCGACGCCGGCGACGAGGTCGTCGTGCTGTGCGAGGGCGACCCGTTCTTCTATGGCTCGTTCATGCATCTGCATTCGCGGTTGCAGGGCCGGGTGGCGCTCGAAATCGTGCCCGGCATCACCGGCATGTCCGGCTGCTGGACCGCGACGGGCATTCCGATTGCCTGGGGCGACGACGTCACCACGGTGCTGATGGGTACGCTCGGCGAAGAGGCTCTCGTCGAGCGCATGAAAAACTCCGATGCCATCGCCGTCATGAAGATCGGCCGCAACCTGCCGAAGGTGAAGCGGGCGCTGGAAAAGGCCGGCCGGCTGGAGGCCGCCTGGCTGGTCGAGCGCGGCACCATGCCGGGCGAGCACGTCCAGCGGCTTGCCGAGGCGGGCGATGCCGTCTCGCCCTATTTCGCCATCGTGCTGGTGCACGGTCAGGGGAGGCGGCCATGA